CCTCTAATTTAAAATTATTATTTTCACCAACATTGAAAAATAAACTAAGATGTTGAATTAATAAATGCTCTAAAATACTTCCCTGATAAATTTGATTATTGAAATCTAATAATTTATTCCCATAATCCTCATTCCATTCTTCATCAATTTCTGTACCAAAAGAAGTGTGTGAATCTTTAAAATAACTCTGATTTTCAAGCAAGAAATCCAAATCTCCACTTCGATCAATATATAGTTTGGTAGTCAAAAAAGGCCAGGCACCGTGGTCCATCCAGACTCGGCTGATATTATTACGGTCAGCTATAAATTCTCCTGGTTCAGACCCTATAATTGTAGCATTTGTACCATCAAAACGAACACCAGCAAAATTATTATACAAAATGTCTCTTACATTTTCAGGCTCCATTAATAACAAGCCAAGAGAATCCTGCCATAGATCTCGCCAACCTCTTCCTCCCCGGCCATAATCATGGTGAGGTAAAAATGAACATCCAAAAATTCTTCTCAAAATAGGTTGCAAACTCACCCAGCGCATCCACTGATCAAAATCATTATTTCCAGACTCTAACTGAAATTTATCTAATTTATTCTTCCAAAATTTCTTATTTTCAGCAAGATACTTATTAAATTTTTCATGGCTACAATATTTTTTTACAGCAGTTTTAATTAACTTATTATCTTTATTTTCATCAATGACTATTGCCAATATATAACTTTTTTCCTCATTAGGAGCCAAAGTAATATCTTTAAATCTTAAAGCTCCCATAGTTTCATAACCCTCTACTTCTGCCCCTGCATTTAAATAATCATTATTAACTTTTGCAGCTTTTCCTGGCCAATCTAAAAATCCTTCTTCTCCAATAAAATCTTCAAGAACTGGATAAAAACCTATAGCTTTTTCAGAATTATCTTCAGTTCCTAAAACAGCATAAGAAACATAATTTTTCTTATGACCTCTCTCATCAAAAGATAAAGTAGGGGTTACAACTATTCCATCTTCTATTGTTTTTGTTCTTTGAAGTAAAGAAGTTACATGGCGGTGATCTCGTAGATTATCTGCAGATCTTCCATAAATTGGAATAGCGGAAGTAGGAGTAATTTTAATTTCCTCATCTCCATTATTTATAATTTTAACCTTCATTAATTCAACCTGATCATGATTTGCAGGCACAAAATTTGTTATTTCTGATTTAATTTTTAGTTTTTCACTTTTCCTAATAATTTTATGCCATAAAAAACCTGCTTTCACAGTTGTTTTTTCATCGTTTTTATCTAAATATTTTTTAGAATGCTGAGCTGCAGAATTGCCAGTTGCAGACCACAACTTCTTATCATTAATTAATAACCAAAAATTCCTTGCTGATCTATTATTATGAAGATTTTCTACAGACACAGGCTCCATTGCAAAAGTATTCTGTCCTGTTTTTATATCTCCATTTAATTTTGGTGTAATTGCCGACATCATTCCTACTTCATTTGTTAAAGGAAAATATATACGATTATAATTATCAGCATTTTCTAACTTAAATTCCCCAGAATTACCTGTAAAATGCCATTCATTATTTTCTTTACTCAAACTCCTCACCTTCCAATTATTATTTATTTAATTCTTCGTCACTAAATAACACACTATGATTTTCCTCTATTTCAACAAAACCTTTATCTTTATTTTTATTATAAAATTCCCTAACATCATTAACTACCTGTTCAGGTAAAAATTCTTCATCTGGATCCCAACGTTCTCCAATTTCAGGTACAGCTTCAAAAAGCATCTGAGTATAGGGATGGGTTGCATTTTCGTATATCTTTTTAGTATCCCCTCTTTCTACAAGTCGACCTTTATACATAATTAATGATTTATCACTAATATAATATCCTAAATTTAAATCATGAGTAATAAATATAACTGACATTCCATTCTTTTTACAGGTTTCAATCAATAAATTTAAAACTCCAATTCTGGTAGATGCATCAAGCATACTGATTAACTCATCTGCAATTAAAATATCAACATCCATTAAAAGTGCTCTAGCAATAAGTAATCTCTGCAGTTGTCCTCCACTTAATTGATGAGGAAATTTACCTAGAGTTCTGTCTGGATTTAAATTAACATCACAAAGTGCTTTTTTAATTGCCCTGTCTTTATCTTCATAACCTAAATCAAAAGAATCAAAAATCATATCAAAAACCCTGTCTACTCTATAAAGTGGATTAAACGTAGCAAATGGATCCTGAAAAATCCCCTGAACATTTCGATAATAATTCTTAAGTTCATCTTTATCATCGATTACTGAAATATCTTTTCCTCTATAAGTGATTTTTCCTTCTGTTGGATTTATTAATTTTAAGATCAACTTACCAACTGTAGTTTTACCACTACCACTTTCACCAATAAGTGAAATTATTTTTCCTTTTTCTATATCAAATGATATATCTTTAGCAGCAACTGTATATTCTGGATTAAAAAATCCACATTTAAATACTTTAGTTAAACCATTTACTGACATTACACATTCATTATTTTTTGCCATTTAAATCACTTCCTAATTCTTTCCAACGCCAGCAGGAGACAAAATGATCTTCTGCTACCTTTTCTCTTTCTGGATTTTTTTCACATTTATCTATTGAATAAGGGCAGCGCTGTCTAAAACGACAACCTTCATCAATATTTAATAAATAAGGAGGAGTTCCTTTTATTCCAGATAATTTTTTGTCATTATACTGAATACCTACCTGTGGAAGAGAGTCAATTAAAGCTCTAGTATAAGGATGGCGAGGATTATTAACAATCTCATCAGTAGGTCCAATTTCTGCAAAATTTCCAGCATACATTATCATTATCCGGTCAGCTATCTGATATAATATTGATAAATCATGTGTTATAAAAATTGAAGATTTTATTATTTCTAAATCTCTTAAATTAGAAAGCATTGTAGCTACAAAGCGCTGA
The genomic region above belongs to Halanaerobiales bacterium and contains:
- a CDS encoding ABC transporter ATP-binding protein; translated protein: MAKNNECVMSVNGLTKVFKCGFFNPEYTVAAKDISFDIEKGKIISLIGESGSGKTTVGKLILKLINPTEGKITYRGKDISVIDDKDELKNYYRNVQGIFQDPFATFNPLYRVDRVFDMIFDSFDLGYEDKDRAIKKALCDVNLNPDRTLGKFPHQLSGGQLQRLLIARALLMDVDILIADELISMLDASTRIGVLNLLIETCKKNGMSVIFITHDLNLGYYISDKSLIMYKGRLVERGDTKKIYENATHPYTQMLFEAVPEIGERWDPDEEFLPEQVVNDVREFYNKNKDKGFVEIEENHSVLFSDEELNK
- a CDS encoding cellobiose phosphorylase, whose amino-acid sequence is MSKENNEWHFTGNSGEFKLENADNYNRIYFPLTNEVGMMSAITPKLNGDIKTGQNTFAMEPVSVENLHNNRSARNFWLLINDKKLWSATGNSAAQHSKKYLDKNDEKTTVKAGFLWHKIIRKSEKLKIKSEITNFVPANHDQVELMKVKIINNGDEEIKITPTSAIPIYGRSADNLRDHRHVTSLLQRTKTIEDGIVVTPTLSFDERGHKKNYVSYAVLGTEDNSEKAIGFYPVLEDFIGEEGFLDWPGKAAKVNNDYLNAGAEVEGYETMGALRFKDITLAPNEEKSYILAIVIDENKDNKLIKTAVKKYCSHEKFNKYLAENKKFWKNKLDKFQLESGNNDFDQWMRWVSLQPILRRIFGCSFLPHHDYGRGGRGWRDLWQDSLGLLLMEPENVRDILYNNFAGVRFDGTNATIIGSEPGEFIADRNNISRVWMDHGAWPFLTTKLYIDRSGDLDFLLENQSYFKDSHTSFGTEIDEEWNEDYGNKLLDFNNQIYQGSILEHLLIQHLSLFFNVGENNNFKLEAGDWNDGFDMAEENGESVAFTALYASNLLEIAEFLRKLKSEKNIKNIKLASEMKYLFDSIYNKVNYDSVSAKKELLDKYFSSYQNKVSGEKKKFAIDSLIADIEKKANWIIENIRENEWLENEKGYKHFNGYYDNNGERLEGDHSLGFRMTLTGQVFPIMSGVATDDQIEEIVKSTNEYLKDDNFEAYRLNTNFKEILLNMGRAFGFAYGHKENGAMFNHMAVMYSNALYKRGFAEAGNEVINSIYNQSINFEESKIYPGIPEYFNNRGRGMYHYLTGSASWLLLTMVTQVYGISGELGDLVLVPKLLAEHFDKNGRAKIETIFAKRDISVIYENNKNLDYKEYEIKNIKLNNKDIDFGLEDKKAVISRDLITNYNKSEILKIKVRLA